A single window of Synechococcus sp. C9 DNA harbors:
- a CDS encoding BREX protein BrxB domain-containing protein — translation MSSLKDRMALLESDLKADPPRISVYHDLPFAILRHNPTDEWELRQDTKLLATRLEAIGKIVHMIPMSELLWGALAKVSQQDEDEGFEAVVALEKERGYLEAQRQVTTYLSNKVWVPLWDFLADRLAGINPENSVVFLTRVAAMSPGIFQVSLLLDKLHGKTKVPTILCYPGSIEGTTGLRFMELKDRDALGNYRVKIYG, via the coding sequence ATGTCCTCGCTCAAAGATAGGATGGCTCTGCTCGAAAGCGATCTGAAGGCAGACCCGCCACGCATCAGCGTGTACCATGATTTGCCGTTTGCCATCCTGCGCCACAACCCTACTGATGAATGGGAACTTCGTCAAGACACAAAATTACTCGCCACTCGCCTGGAAGCCATCGGTAAGATAGTTCACATGATCCCGATGTCAGAGTTGCTCTGGGGGGCATTGGCAAAGGTTAGCCAACAGGATGAGGATGAGGGCTTTGAGGCTGTGGTCGCCCTAGAAAAAGAGCGAGGATACCTGGAGGCACAGCGGCAAGTCACCACCTATCTGTCCAACAAGGTCTGGGTACCGCTCTGGGACTTTCTGGCTGACCGGCTCGCAGGGATCAACCCGGAAAACTCCGTGGTCTTTTTAACTCGGGTGGCAGCGATGTCACCGGGCATTTTTCAGGTGTCCCTGTTGCTCGACAAATTGCACGGCAAGACAAAGGTACCCACCATCCTGTGCTATCCCGGCTCCATCGAAGGCACGACAGGGCTACGCTTCATGGAATTAAAAGACCGAGACGCTCTGGGCAATTACCGGGTCAAAATCTACGGCTGA
- a CDS encoding BrxA family protein, with amino-acid sequence MIGEQIFTRARGMGGTKASTISFSFSFKIAIEHGKHGTSTLLKYEGRQRTSESAMLMMSPTVSKGQGKQATTEKRHWSALAYSSKIIKAGALLGDTKTFLLHWDTNASIAENMERMRRDNLFGKASRSRVEDVLAIFRQRYLAEECVTKALVSLVRRKFPAVALERILYFHATCADPLLHDAVTEIVVPMQERGLVDIDVQKFQGSLEKLVHGKLTKNWSETTLLRVVRSILATLRDFGILQGTVNKKIAPPFLPTEAFAYIVFYLKQHQPSGAKLLELPDWKLFFLAREGVERFLFEAHQRELLEYHAAGSVTRLTFPANTLEEYANVLAQR; translated from the coding sequence TTGATTGGTGAACAAATATTCACAAGAGCCAGGGGCATGGGTGGCACAAAAGCCAGCACTATTTCATTTTCATTCTCATTTAAGATTGCTATAGAACATGGAAAGCATGGAACATCCACATTGTTAAAGTATGAGGGGCGCCAACGGACAAGCGAGAGTGCAATGCTGATGATGTCACCGACAGTGAGTAAGGGGCAAGGCAAGCAAGCGACCACTGAAAAGCGGCATTGGTCTGCCCTTGCATACTCGTCCAAGATTATCAAGGCAGGAGCGCTACTTGGAGATACAAAAACGTTTCTCCTCCACTGGGATACCAATGCCTCCATTGCTGAGAACATGGAACGTATGCGACGGGACAACTTGTTTGGCAAGGCTTCCCGTTCCCGAGTTGAGGACGTCTTAGCCATCTTCCGCCAGCGGTATCTCGCCGAGGAGTGTGTCACGAAGGCTTTGGTGTCACTCGTGCGGAGAAAGTTTCCTGCCGTCGCTTTGGAACGTATCCTTTACTTCCACGCAACCTGTGCGGATCCCTTGCTCCATGATGCTGTGACTGAGATTGTGGTACCCATGCAGGAACGGGGGCTGGTGGACATTGACGTGCAGAAGTTTCAGGGTTCTCTCGAAAAACTTGTGCATGGCAAGCTTACAAAAAACTGGTCGGAAACGACGCTTTTGCGAGTTGTCCGCAGCATTCTGGCAACGCTACGGGATTTCGGCATCCTGCAAGGGACGGTAAATAAAAAAATTGCCCCGCCGTTTCTGCCCACAGAAGCCTTCGCCTACATCGTTTTTTACCTTAAGCAACATCAACCATCGGGAGCCAAACTGCTGGAGCTACCGGACTGGAAGTTATTTTTTCTGGCGAGGGAGGGGGTTGAGCGATTCCTGTTTGAAGCCCACCAGCGCGAACTGCTTGAATATCATGCCGCTGGAAGTGTTACCCGGTTAACCTTTCCTGCCAACACCCTTGAGGAGTACGCCAATGTCCTCGCTCAAAGATAG
- a CDS encoding SDR family oxidoreductase, producing the protein MTKRSMQFTYADKTALVTGASTGIGAVFAQELAQRGCSLILTARSQDRLNLLAHQLQQQYKINTWVIPADLQQPAAVADLIQAIQGQAQPVDILVNNAGFSTQGAFHTIDPEQEAALIQVNVAALVALTHAFLPGMVERRSGLVVNVASVLGFYPLPYQAVYSASKAFVRSLTEALWAEYQGSGVQFFALCPGPTATEFFQRMGKDLRMQKMSPEAVVRFAFRAMERGAPWGIPGWQNRLLSGWLPAMTPRPWLLKQLAQVSRRLYDISG; encoded by the coding sequence ATGACCAAACGCTCCATGCAATTTACCTATGCGGATAAAACTGCCCTAGTCACGGGAGCCTCCACAGGCATCGGTGCAGTTTTTGCCCAAGAATTGGCACAACGGGGGTGTTCCCTAATCCTCACCGCCCGCTCCCAAGACCGGTTAAATCTCCTGGCACATCAATTACAACAGCAGTATAAAATTAATACATGGGTTATCCCAGCGGATTTACAACAGCCCGCCGCTGTGGCGGATTTGATCCAAGCGATTCAGGGGCAGGCGCAACCGGTGGATATTTTGGTGAATAATGCCGGATTTAGTACCCAGGGTGCATTTCACACGATTGATCCAGAGCAGGAAGCGGCTTTGATTCAAGTGAATGTGGCGGCCTTGGTGGCGTTGACCCACGCTTTTTTGCCGGGGATGGTGGAACGGCGTTCTGGCTTGGTGGTGAATGTCGCCTCGGTGTTGGGATTTTACCCGCTCCCCTATCAGGCGGTGTACTCTGCAAGTAAAGCGTTTGTCCGGTCATTGACTGAAGCACTCTGGGCGGAATACCAGGGTTCCGGGGTGCAGTTTTTTGCCCTCTGTCCTGGCCCGACGGCGACGGAGTTTTTTCAGCGGATGGGGAAAGACCTACGGATGCAGAAAATGTCCCCCGAAGCGGTGGTGCGCTTTGCCTTTCGGGCGATGGAACGGGGGGCACCTTGGGGGATTCCGGGCTGGCAAAATCGTTTGCTGAGTGGGTGGTTACCGGCTATGACCCCCCGCCCGTGGCTCCTCAAGCAGTTAGCCCAAGTCAGCCGCCGCCTCTACGACATCAGCGGTTAA
- the obgE gene encoding GTPase ObgE has protein sequence MQFIDQAEITVQGGKGGDGIVAFRREKYVPAGGPAGGNGGKGGDVLVQAQTGRSTLLDFRYQRHFQAEDGQRGGPNNCTGASGQDRVIPIPCGTLITDADTGELVADVVTPGQTVVVAQGGKGGLGNRHFLSNHNRAPDYALPGLPGEFRRLRLELKLLAEVGIVGLPNAGKSTLISRISAAKPKIADYPFTTLVPNLGVVANPQGDGTVFADIPGLIAGAHRGVGLGFDFLRHIERTRLLIHLLDSTAPDPVGDYHTIRNELAQYTPQLGQPLTERPELIVLNKIDALPPGDTLQDIVQILSNYNPVCLISAVTGVGITAMLQQVWQKLSLTADVVEAAADLG, from the coding sequence ATGCAGTTCATTGACCAGGCGGAAATCACCGTCCAGGGCGGCAAAGGGGGGGATGGCATTGTGGCGTTTCGTCGGGAGAAGTATGTGCCCGCCGGGGGGCCTGCCGGGGGCAATGGCGGCAAAGGGGGGGATGTGCTGGTACAGGCGCAAACGGGGCGCAGTACCCTGCTGGATTTTCGCTACCAACGGCATTTTCAAGCGGAGGATGGTCAACGGGGGGGGCCGAATAACTGCACCGGTGCCAGTGGCCAAGACCGGGTGATTCCCATTCCCTGCGGTACGTTAATTACGGATGCGGACACGGGGGAATTGGTCGCCGATGTGGTCACACCGGGGCAAACCGTGGTGGTCGCCCAGGGGGGCAAAGGGGGCTTGGGCAACCGCCATTTTTTGAGCAACCACAACCGGGCACCGGATTACGCACTGCCGGGACTGCCGGGGGAATTTCGCCGCCTGCGCCTGGAATTGAAACTCCTGGCCGAGGTGGGCATCGTCGGGCTACCCAATGCGGGCAAATCCACCCTAATCAGCCGCATTTCCGCCGCCAAACCGAAAATTGCCGACTACCCCTTCACCACCCTGGTACCCAATCTGGGGGTCGTGGCCAATCCCCAGGGGGACGGTACGGTTTTTGCCGACATTCCGGGGTTGATTGCCGGTGCCCATAGGGGGGTGGGCTTGGGGTTTGACTTTTTGCGCCACATCGAACGCACCCGCCTGTTAATCCATCTGCTGGACAGCACCGCCCCCGACCCGGTGGGGGATTACCACACGATTCGGAATGAATTGGCGCAGTACACGCCCCAGTTGGGTCAGCCCCTCACGGAACGCCCGGAATTGATCGTGTTGAACAAAATTGATGCCCTGCCCCCTGGGGATACCCTTCAGGACATTGTCCAGATTTTGTCAAACTACAATCCCGTGTGTTTGATCTCCGCTGTCACCGGTGTGGGGATAACGGCAATGCTCCAGCAGGTGTGGCAAAAGTTGTCCTTAACCGCTGATGTCGTAGAGGCGGCGGCTGACTTGGGCTAA